One window from the genome of Natrialba magadii ATCC 43099 encodes:
- the ribB gene encoding 3,4-dihydroxy-2-butanone-4-phosphate synthase → MTGQHAGTTPSETSGSGDSNASLDTAGREDASVDDALTALQAGEPILVHDAADREGETDLIYHADAVTPDAVARLRNDAGGLVCVALGHETAEAFDLPFYGEEVDHPATADHQLGYDERSSFSLTVNHRDTYTGITDNDRSTTIQALGEAAADPNAAAFAEEFRVPGHVHLLKGAPDLLAQRKGHTELGLALAEAAALSPAVVVCEMLDDETGEALSPADARAYAADNEFLYLEGRTVIDRLA, encoded by the coding sequence ATGACGGGTCAGCACGCGGGGACAACGCCGAGCGAGACGAGCGGTTCGGGTGATTCGAACGCGAGTCTTGACACCGCCGGCAGGGAGGACGCCTCGGTGGACGACGCGCTGACGGCGTTGCAGGCCGGTGAGCCGATTCTCGTCCACGACGCGGCAGATCGGGAGGGCGAGACCGACCTCATCTATCACGCCGATGCCGTCACCCCCGACGCGGTTGCTCGACTCCGAAACGACGCTGGCGGGCTGGTCTGTGTCGCACTCGGCCACGAGACGGCAGAGGCGTTCGATCTGCCGTTCTACGGCGAGGAGGTCGATCATCCCGCGACCGCAGACCACCAGCTCGGCTACGACGAGCGCTCATCGTTTTCGCTGACGGTCAACCACCGGGACACCTACACTGGGATCACGGACAACGACCGTTCGACGACGATTCAGGCACTCGGCGAGGCTGCGGCCGATCCTAACGCGGCTGCGTTCGCCGAGGAGTTCCGTGTTCCAGGCCACGTCCACCTGTTGAAGGGTGCACCGGACCTGCTGGCACAGCGTAAAGGACACACGGAACTCGGCCTCGCGCTCGCCGAGGCGGCTGCCCTTTCGCCCGCCGTCGTCGTCTGTGAGATGCTAGACGACGAAACGGGTGAGGCACTCTCACCGGCAGATGCGCGTGCGTACGCCGCGGATAACGAGTTCCTGTATCTGGAGGGACGGACGGTTATCGACCGACTCGCCTGA
- a CDS encoding DUF7471 family protein, whose amino-acid sequence MNHTNPFEAEWLAPELAPVLLAVICLAVAGTTILFGAAIVAYSRRRTTRYLLITIVLGLLVARSLVGLGTVFGLVPMTIHHLVEHSSDFAIAVLVLYAVYRSGTVVPAE is encoded by the coding sequence ATGAACCATACGAACCCGTTCGAGGCCGAGTGGCTTGCACCCGAACTTGCACCCGTCTTACTGGCAGTGATCTGTCTCGCGGTCGCCGGCACGACGATCCTCTTTGGTGCGGCGATTGTAGCCTACTCGCGACGTCGGACGACCCGATATCTGTTGATCACGATCGTCCTCGGGTTGCTCGTCGCGCGGTCGCTGGTCGGACTCGGGACTGTGTTTGGTCTCGTCCCGATGACGATTCATCACCTCGTCGAGCACAGCAGCGACTTCGCGATCGCTGTCCTCGTCCTGTATGCCGTCTATCGCAGCGGAACAGTAGTGCCAGCGGAGTAA
- a CDS encoding winged helix-turn-helix transcriptional regulator: MTTTRRQIRTHVQDNAGIHFNELVRESEFAPGQVQYHIRRLLAADELVRSEFYGRTHYYPPEYDEWERATLALFRRETARDIVVHLIEHEPATPAAVADTLGIARSTLEYHLDRLVEQGVVEKTYDERNRVTLRLANAEGTGRLLSTVEPTVPDRLVDRFTRLVDGLLDEPANG; encoded by the coding sequence ATGACCACAACCCGACGCCAGATCCGAACGCACGTGCAGGACAACGCCGGAATCCATTTCAACGAACTCGTCCGCGAGTCTGAGTTCGCACCAGGACAGGTCCAGTACCACATCCGCCGCCTGCTCGCTGCAGACGAACTCGTCCGCAGCGAGTTCTACGGTCGAACCCACTACTATCCTCCCGAGTACGACGAGTGGGAGCGCGCCACTCTCGCACTCTTTCGGCGTGAAACTGCCCGGGACATCGTTGTCCACCTCATCGAACACGAACCCGCAACTCCCGCGGCCGTCGCCGACACGCTCGGCATTGCACGGAGTACACTCGAGTACCATCTCGACCGACTCGTCGAACAGGGTGTCGTCGAGAAGACCTACGACGAGCGCAATCGCGTGACGCTTCGGCTGGCGAACGCCGAGGGGACCGGCCGGTTACTATCGACAGTCGAGCCGACGGTGCCAGACCGACTGGTCGACCGGTTTACGCGGCTGGTGGATGGATTGCTCGACGAACCAGCGAACGGATAA
- a CDS encoding YncE family protein, translated as MDPSTDRRRFVQAMGGGFAVALAGCLSDDEENGGENGGDGTATENGDDDGTGDADTEGSEGLVYAFAPDQIAIIDPEEGELVDEITDGIDDEGWGDPRITADYSEIYVIRESPSQVLVIDTDTREVVDEVDVGPGPTHMYHPNDDEMWVHSDDEGTFYVIDTDSHEVTEIIESGRENEGHGKLLYHEDFGSMGYATNVNDPGAPVIDLENYERSDFIEFDDVDDQGTHYKAYSPETGLAYFEFGDETVVVDTEDDEIVDTLDFAGGMYLSPDEQVLGFLDGDSIRFIDATNEDSEELGVVDVGEGPDALRYHEGEDGALYAATAHTHTDEASIIDVDELEVVETVDVGDIVRPEGAHHFHRSGVAGGDYFITPADEDGIVAIVDMEAQEVVDHVEVAEGVDTVQYVGDSGVGYSSRLR; from the coding sequence ATGGATCCCTCCACAGATCGACGACGATTCGTGCAGGCAATGGGCGGCGGATTTGCGGTTGCACTCGCCGGTTGTTTGAGTGACGACGAGGAAAACGGTGGGGAGAACGGTGGTGACGGGACTGCCACCGAGAACGGTGACGATGATGGAACCGGTGACGCCGACACCGAGGGCAGCGAGGGCCTCGTCTACGCCTTCGCACCGGATCAAATCGCAATCATCGACCCCGAAGAGGGCGAACTCGTCGACGAGATTACTGACGGGATCGACGACGAAGGATGGGGTGACCCGCGAATTACTGCGGACTACAGCGAGATTTACGTCATTCGAGAGTCGCCGTCGCAGGTGCTCGTCATCGACACCGACACCCGCGAAGTGGTCGACGAAGTCGACGTTGGCCCGGGGCCGACGCACATGTATCACCCGAACGACGACGAGATGTGGGTTCACTCGGACGACGAAGGCACGTTCTACGTTATCGACACTGACTCCCACGAGGTCACGGAGATCATCGAGTCGGGCCGCGAAAACGAGGGCCACGGCAAACTGCTCTACCACGAGGACTTTGGCTCGATGGGGTACGCGACGAACGTGAACGACCCTGGCGCGCCGGTGATCGACCTCGAAAACTACGAGCGAAGCGATTTCATCGAATTCGACGATGTCGACGATCAGGGCACCCATTACAAGGCGTACAGCCCCGAAACGGGGCTCGCGTACTTCGAATTCGGGGACGAGACCGTCGTTGTGGACACCGAGGACGACGAAATCGTCGACACACTCGACTTTGCGGGCGGTATGTACCTCTCGCCCGACGAGCAGGTGCTCGGCTTCCTCGACGGTGACAGTATCCGGTTCATCGACGCGACCAATGAGGACAGCGAAGAACTCGGCGTCGTCGACGTCGGTGAGGGTCCTGACGCGCTCCGCTATCACGAAGGTGAGGACGGTGCGCTGTACGCGGCGACCGCCCACACTCACACCGACGAGGCGTCGATTATCGACGTCGACGAACTCGAGGTCGTCGAGACGGTCGACGTCGGCGACATCGTCCGTCCCGAGGGCGCCCACCACTTCCACCGCTCCGGCGTCGCCGGCGGCGACTACTTCATTACTCCCGCCGACGAGGACGGAATCGTCGCGATCGTGGACATGGAAGCACAAGAGGTCGTCGACCACGTCGAGGTGGCGGAGGGTGTCGACACGGTCCAGTACGTCGGGGACTCGGGCGTCGGCTACTCCAGTCGACTCCGCTAA
- a CDS encoding copper resistance CopC/CopD family protein, whose product MRARSSFTERDVPPRRSLLAAILACLVVAALAVGLVATPAAAHAYLSESDPANGEQVDDVPEEVTLFFSGDGVVNADITVEGPDGEVVSAEPEIDPDDTQVVRVPIEDADTEGGADADGDDGDADGADGMYTVDWEVLADDGHTTSGSFFFAVGDEPLDRDAVLEGYEDDETDESVPPVEAGAKALLLVGVVGLIGIPAITTLAVGPVFARAERREAIDRRLTRLLVGAAALTLVGAFALGLARSTALGPLSVETITQFTETPLGQAWLVQSVLSLALVGLAVAMTRRRPPRRTSLVGTFIGALAVAGTIAWTSHSATAIDRFQGAVVDFVHLVGAGLWVGGLVVLAFVVVPHVRAADTDDRSALLARTIRRYSVLALVGVTLVVTTGLALASWHVPTADGLTDTFYGLTLLAKLVLIAAALALGGITRFVLLGRLESAHETGTTGDVRPASTDGGVDRDDDFTTGSRIAHAVRLEVALLIVVVLLSGVLTSAPTAAVAGVDDEVTEATIEYEYDDVLVEVTALPVVDATNESFTLEVDEPIVFEVTFLDDEEPVESDQSVRLLASSEEGTEMEVGLEAHDDGTYATVQPLPDEGHWDLRVTGAPDGSYVSEWIDATAVAAGSHDEHEHDHDDEHNGHDHDHDDHADHAHDEPADQAHDDHDSSPDTAFATLLQFGAVAIAVVGSVAVVIEATRFRE is encoded by the coding sequence ATGCGTGCGAGATCGTCGTTCACTGAACGCGACGTTCCCCCTCGACGGTCGCTTCTCGCGGCGATACTCGCATGTCTCGTCGTCGCTGCGCTTGCGGTCGGACTCGTTGCGACGCCGGCTGCGGCCCACGCCTACCTGAGCGAATCGGACCCGGCGAACGGCGAGCAGGTCGACGACGTGCCCGAGGAGGTCACCCTCTTCTTCTCGGGTGATGGTGTCGTCAACGCCGATATCACCGTCGAGGGGCCGGACGGTGAGGTCGTCTCGGCTGAACCGGAGATCGATCCCGACGACACGCAGGTCGTGCGCGTGCCGATCGAAGACGCCGACACTGAGGGTGGTGCTGACGCGGACGGCGACGACGGTGACGCTGACGGTGCGGATGGCATGTACACCGTCGACTGGGAGGTCCTCGCTGACGACGGCCACACCACCTCGGGCTCGTTCTTCTTCGCTGTTGGCGACGAACCGCTCGACCGTGACGCCGTTCTCGAGGGGTACGAAGACGACGAGACGGACGAGTCGGTCCCACCCGTCGAAGCAGGTGCAAAAGCGCTGTTGCTCGTCGGCGTCGTCGGTCTGATCGGCATTCCGGCGATCACGACCCTCGCAGTCGGTCCCGTCTTCGCTCGTGCGGAGCGACGAGAGGCAATCGACCGCCGCCTCACGCGACTACTGGTCGGTGCTGCAGCACTCACGCTCGTCGGCGCGTTCGCACTCGGACTCGCCCGGAGTACGGCACTGGGACCACTCTCCGTCGAGACGATCACCCAATTTACGGAGACGCCACTCGGTCAGGCCTGGCTCGTCCAGTCCGTCCTCAGCCTCGCGTTGGTCGGGCTCGCGGTAGCGATGACTCGTAGACGACCTCCCCGTCGCACGTCGCTCGTCGGCACGTTTATCGGGGCGCTCGCCGTCGCGGGCACGATCGCGTGGACGAGTCACTCGGCGACTGCGATCGACCGATTCCAGGGTGCGGTCGTCGATTTCGTCCACCTCGTCGGTGCCGGACTCTGGGTGGGTGGCCTGGTCGTCCTCGCGTTCGTCGTCGTTCCCCACGTTCGCGCGGCTGACACCGACGACCGATCCGCGCTCCTCGCACGCACGATCCGCCGGTACTCGGTCCTTGCGCTCGTCGGCGTCACGCTCGTCGTGACGACAGGACTCGCCCTCGCCTCGTGGCATGTCCCGACTGCTGATGGTCTTACGGACACGTTCTACGGCCTCACACTGCTCGCGAAACTGGTTCTCATCGCCGCCGCGCTCGCACTCGGCGGCATCACCCGATTCGTCCTCCTGGGCCGACTCGAGTCGGCCCACGAAACTGGGACGACTGGCGACGTACGGCCGGCGAGCACGGACGGCGGCGTCGACCGGGACGACGACTTCACCACGGGCTCTCGAATTGCTCACGCTGTTCGACTCGAGGTCGCACTCTTGATCGTCGTCGTGCTCCTCTCGGGTGTACTCACGTCTGCACCGACGGCCGCGGTTGCGGGCGTCGATGACGAAGTCACCGAGGCAACGATCGAGTACGAGTACGACGACGTGCTCGTCGAGGTGACGGCGCTCCCGGTCGTCGACGCAACGAACGAGTCGTTCACGCTCGAGGTGGACGAGCCGATCGTCTTCGAGGTCACGTTCCTCGACGACGAGGAGCCGGTTGAGTCGGACCAATCCGTCCGGTTGCTTGCAAGCAGCGAGGAGGGCACGGAGATGGAAGTCGGACTCGAAGCCCACGACGACGGCACGTACGCGACGGTTCAACCCCTTCCCGACGAGGGTCACTGGGATCTTCGCGTGACCGGCGCTCCCGACGGATCGTACGTGAGCGAGTGGATCGATGCAACTGCCGTTGCAGCGGGTAGTCACGACGAGCACGAGCACGATCATGACGACGAGCACAACGGCCACGATCACGACCACGATGACCACGCAGACCATGCCCACGACGAGCCCGCGGATCAGGCCCACGACGATCACGACTCGAGTCCCGACACCGCCTTCGCGACGCTGTTGCAGTTCGGGGCCGTCGCCATCGCTGTCGTCGGCTCGGTTGCCGTCGTGATCGAGGCAACTCGCTTCCGCGAGTGA
- a CDS encoding branched-chain amino acid transaminase: MGFDDMDVDTIWMDGEFVDWDDAQVHVLTHGLHYGSGIFEGARCYDTENGPAIFRWEEHLDRLFQSAKPYEMEIDHSREELTEATLELIRRQDLSSCYIRPVAFYGYNSLGVSPEDCPTRTAIAAWPWGTYLGEEALEKGIDVMVSSWRKHASSQVPTNAKTTGLYANSLLAGEEARRNGYAEALVLNKEGNVAEGPGENIFLVRDGEIFTPGLSESILDGITRNTVITLAEDLGYTVHDNVSISRGELNTADELFFTGSAAEVTPIRKIDNVTIGDGSRGPVTEDVQSRFFDVVERTTDEYDEWFQYV, translated from the coding sequence ATGGGATTCGACGACATGGACGTCGACACGATCTGGATGGACGGCGAATTCGTCGACTGGGACGACGCGCAGGTCCACGTCCTCACACACGGCCTCCACTACGGCAGCGGCATCTTCGAAGGTGCACGCTGCTACGACACCGAAAACGGCCCCGCAATCTTCCGCTGGGAGGAACACCTCGACCGTCTCTTCCAGTCCGCAAAGCCCTACGAGATGGAGATCGACCACTCACGCGAGGAACTCACCGAGGCGACGCTCGAACTCATCCGCCGGCAAGACCTCTCCTCGTGTTACATCCGCCCGGTCGCCTTCTACGGCTACAACTCACTCGGTGTCAGCCCCGAAGACTGCCCGACACGTACCGCCATTGCCGCCTGGCCCTGGGGTACCTACCTCGGCGAGGAAGCACTCGAGAAGGGGATCGACGTGATGGTCTCTTCCTGGCGCAAGCACGCCTCGAGTCAGGTGCCGACGAACGCCAAGACGACGGGGCTGTACGCCAACAGCCTGCTCGCGGGCGAAGAGGCACGCCGGAACGGCTACGCCGAGGCGCTGGTCCTCAACAAGGAGGGCAACGTCGCCGAGGGGCCGGGGGAGAATATCTTCCTCGTGCGCGACGGCGAAATCTTCACGCCGGGACTCTCGGAGTCAATTCTCGACGGCATCACCCGCAACACGGTGATCACGCTCGCCGAGGATCTGGGCTATACGGTCCACGACAACGTCTCCATCTCGCGGGGCGAACTCAACACGGCAGACGAACTGTTCTTCACCGGCTCTGCGGCCGAGGTGACGCCGATTCGGAAGATCGACAACGTCACCATCGGTGACGGCTCGCGCGGTCCAGTGACCGAGGACGTCCAGTCGCGGTTCTTCGATGTCGTCGAACGGACGACCGACGAGTACGACGAGTGGTTCCAGTACGTCTGA
- a CDS encoding DUF502 domain-containing protein: MASWKRDFASGLIVLGPVLITLYVIYWLYGLIAGITPSLILEAEALEPMPFISGEQTREQLAQFLRVVVALTVLVILTFSVGYLMRTTLGSLVERLVDNVANRVPVMRVVYNASKMAAETAFGKQDSLQTPVKLEVWDGLRMTAFKTGKVTEDGREVLFLPTSPNITTGFVIEVQSERITELDEDVEEALTRVLSAGFGDADRTRGMDAGVPIDVIDENSAKKTQSDDD; the protein is encoded by the coding sequence ATGGCTTCGTGGAAGCGGGACTTTGCGAGCGGCCTGATCGTCCTCGGGCCCGTCCTCATTACGCTCTACGTCATCTACTGGCTCTACGGCCTCATCGCCGGCATTACGCCCAGCCTCATTCTCGAGGCGGAGGCGCTCGAGCCGATGCCGTTTATCTCCGGTGAACAGACTCGTGAGCAGCTCGCACAGTTCCTTCGTGTCGTCGTCGCACTGACTGTCCTCGTGATCCTGACGTTTTCCGTCGGCTATCTCATGCGGACGACGCTTGGCAGTCTGGTTGAGCGACTCGTCGACAACGTCGCAAACCGGGTTCCGGTTATGCGTGTCGTTTACAACGCATCGAAGATGGCCGCAGAGACCGCCTTCGGCAAGCAGGATTCGCTCCAGACGCCGGTCAAACTCGAGGTGTGGGACGGCCTCCGGATGACGGCGTTCAAGACGGGGAAAGTCACCGAAGACGGCAGAGAGGTGCTCTTTCTCCCGACGTCGCCGAACATTACGACCGGATTCGTCATCGAGGTCCAGTCAGAGCGCATCACTGAGCTAGATGAGGACGTGGAGGAGGCGCTTACGCGGGTACTGAGTGCGGGCTTCGGTGATGCTGACCGAACGCGCGGCATGGATGCGGGCGTTCCGATCGACGTGATCGACGAGAACAGCGCGAAGAAGACACAGTCCGACGACGACTGA
- a CDS encoding proline dehydrogenase family protein: protein MIPPIANRFVAGESPAEALDHVRTVNQRNVNVIVNLLGEHYDDRAPASDDAAEYRSLVEDIANADLDACISVKPSQLGLDLGEDVFREELEGIVATAADRGVFVWIDMEDHTTTDATLDAYEELAREYYGGEDSDDSQSSSDPWADGGVGVCVQANLKRTREDVERLADVPGKVRFVKGAYDEPADVAYTDTQRVNEEYEALLEYAFEHFEDGVAVGSHDPAMIERAIELHEEYGTGFEVQMLMGVREDAQYDLAEEHEVWQYVPYGGRWKSYFYRRVMERKENLWFALRAIVGR, encoded by the coding sequence ATGATCCCGCCGATCGCAAACCGGTTCGTCGCCGGGGAGTCTCCCGCCGAGGCCCTCGACCACGTTCGAACCGTCAATCAGCGGAACGTGAACGTAATCGTCAATCTGCTCGGTGAACACTACGATGACCGCGCACCCGCAAGCGACGACGCCGCAGAGTACCGCTCGCTCGTCGAAGACATCGCAAACGCCGATCTCGACGCCTGTATCTCCGTCAAACCCTCCCAGCTCGGTCTCGACCTGGGCGAAGACGTCTTCCGCGAGGAACTCGAGGGCATCGTCGCCACGGCGGCCGACCGCGGCGTCTTCGTCTGGATCGACATGGAAGACCACACGACGACCGACGCGACGCTCGACGCCTACGAGGAACTCGCCCGCGAATACTACGGCGGCGAGGATTCTGACGACTCACAATCCTCGTCGGACCCGTGGGCCGACGGCGGCGTCGGCGTCTGCGTCCAGGCGAACCTCAAGCGTACGCGCGAGGACGTCGAACGGCTCGCCGACGTTCCCGGCAAGGTCCGCTTCGTCAAGGGCGCGTACGACGAGCCCGCCGACGTGGCCTACACGGACACCCAGCGGGTCAACGAGGAATACGAGGCGCTACTCGAGTACGCCTTCGAGCACTTCGAGGACGGCGTGGCGGTCGGCAGTCACGATCCGGCGATGATCGAGCGAGCCATCGAACTCCACGAGGAGTACGGCACGGGCTTCGAGGTTCAGATGCTGATGGGGGTGCGAGAGGACGCACAGTACGACCTCGCCGAGGAGCACGAGGTCTGGCAGTACGTCCCCTATGGCGGGCGCTGGAAGTCGTACTTCTATCGGCGCGTTATGGAGCGAAAGGAGAACCTCTGGTTTGCGCTACGGGCCATCGTGGGTCGGTAG
- a CDS encoding CDP-2,3-bis-(O-geranylgeranyl)-sn-glycerol synthase, whose product MAVLETVVIAFWAMLPAYVPNNAAVLGGGGRPIDGGRTLGDARLLGDGKTWRGTASGITAGLVLAGVLTLVADDVSSAIGFAVPTFEPLAALGLAAGAMLGDILASFLKRRTGRQRGAMFPGLDQLDFVVVSLPLTALLATEWFFTWFTWDVILVVVVLTPILHVTTNMIAYKLGLKNEPW is encoded by the coding sequence ATGGCAGTACTCGAGACAGTCGTGATCGCGTTCTGGGCGATGTTGCCGGCGTACGTTCCGAACAACGCGGCGGTGCTCGGCGGCGGCGGCCGACCGATCGACGGCGGCCGGACACTGGGCGACGCGCGACTGCTTGGCGACGGCAAGACCTGGCGCGGAACAGCGTCGGGAATCACGGCAGGACTCGTCCTCGCAGGCGTGTTGACCCTTGTCGCCGACGACGTGAGCAGTGCGATTGGCTTTGCTGTACCGACGTTCGAGCCGCTCGCGGCGCTCGGACTCGCTGCCGGTGCGATGCTTGGCGACATCCTCGCCTCGTTCCTGAAGCGCCGCACCGGCCGCCAGCGCGGTGCGATGTTCCCCGGACTCGATCAGCTCGACTTCGTCGTCGTCTCGCTCCCGCTGACGGCGCTGCTCGCGACGGAGTGGTTCTTCACGTGGTTTACGTGGGACGTCATCCTCGTCGTCGTGGTACTGACGCCGATTCTCCACGTGACGACGAACATGATCGCGTACAAACTCGGATTGAAGAACGAACCCTGGTAA
- a CDS encoding response regulator: MSTKSSSPSTRKSVHILLVEDNPGDVRLTQEAFRDVDIETTFHTARDGDEALAILRERVGDGADTESEGDSDSDSDSDSDSNAETDTDSALPVDLVLLDLNLPRTSGFEVLEEVRCDPDLASLPIIVLTSSEATEDIARSYDLCANAYLTKPNGPGEFASLGKAVKSFWMDEAMLPPTPS, encoded by the coding sequence GTGAGTACGAAATCTTCCTCCCCATCGACACGCAAGTCGGTACACATACTGTTAGTCGAGGACAACCCCGGTGACGTCCGACTCACGCAGGAAGCGTTTCGCGACGTCGATATCGAGACGACGTTTCACACCGCCCGCGACGGTGACGAAGCGCTTGCTATCCTTCGAGAGCGCGTCGGAGACGGGGCTGACACTGAGAGTGAGGGTGACTCGGACTCGGATTCGGACTCGGATTCGGACTCGAACGCCGAGACCGACACCGACTCAGCACTTCCCGTCGACCTGGTCTTGCTCGATCTCAACCTACCTCGAACGAGCGGCTTCGAGGTACTCGAGGAGGTTCGATGCGACCCCGATCTCGCATCGTTACCTATTATCGTGCTAACGAGTTCGGAGGCGACCGAGGATATCGCCAGGAGTTACGACCTATGCGCGAACGCCTACCTCACGAAGCCGAACGGACCGGGCGAGTTCGCCTCGCTCGGGAAGGCCGTCAAGTCGTTCTGGATGGACGAGGCGATGCTGCCGCCGACACCGTCGTAA
- a CDS encoding alpha/beta hydrolase: MRAAEPHPDAQAVLDLYNSFDAPSFTEVSVETARQLMAELRDVEPAIELESVSDRTIDGPDGEVPIRVYEPRPAGERGDQPLVLYFHGGGWVIGSIDTHDGTCRKLASESGYPVISVDYRLAPEHPFPAGLQDCYAVLEWAADAAPGLDADPDRLVLAGDSAGGNLAAATALYSRDQDGPAIAYQLLLYPVTGPVEGTDAYEENAEGYILTTDEMDWFEGHYFDRELDRGNIYAMPRLANDLSGLPPATVVTAGFDPLRDDGAAYADRLDDAGVETVHRNYDDLIHGFFGMTREPMEIERTHDVYDDVIGDLRAELGS, encoded by the coding sequence ATGCGCGCAGCCGAACCTCACCCCGACGCCCAGGCCGTCCTCGACCTCTACAATTCCTTCGACGCACCGTCGTTCACCGAGGTGTCCGTCGAAACGGCCCGCCAGCTGATGGCCGAACTGCGAGACGTCGAGCCAGCGATCGAACTCGAGTCCGTCTCAGATCGGACAATCGACGGGCCGGACGGCGAGGTTCCGATCCGGGTCTACGAACCACGGCCGGCGGGTGAGCGGGGTGACCAGCCGCTCGTGCTCTACTTCCACGGCGGCGGCTGGGTCATCGGCAGCATCGACACGCACGACGGCACCTGCCGAAAGCTCGCTTCCGAGTCCGGCTACCCCGTCATCAGTGTCGACTATCGGCTCGCACCCGAACACCCGTTCCCCGCCGGCCTGCAAGATTGCTACGCCGTACTCGAGTGGGCCGCCGATGCGGCACCGGGGCTCGACGCAGACCCGGACCGACTCGTGCTCGCGGGTGACAGTGCTGGTGGGAACCTCGCGGCAGCGACGGCACTTTACAGCCGCGATCAGGATGGGCCGGCCATCGCCTATCAGCTCCTGCTCTATCCAGTGACTGGGCCGGTCGAGGGGACGGATGCCTACGAAGAGAACGCCGAGGGCTACATCCTGACGACCGATGAGATGGACTGGTTCGAGGGACACTACTTCGATCGAGAACTCGATCGGGGGAACATCTACGCGATGCCGCGACTCGCGAACGATCTCTCCGGACTGCCGCCGGCAACGGTCGTGACGGCGGGCTTCGATCCGCTGCGAGACGACGGGGCGGCCTACGCGGACCGACTCGACGACGCCGGCGTGGAGACGGTTCATCGCAACTACGACGACCTGATTCACGGGTTCTTTGGCATGACCCGTGAGCCGATGGAGATTGAGCGGACTCACGACGTCTACGACGATGTTATCGGAGATCTTCGGGCGGAACTCGGCTCCTGA